In Oceanococcus sp. HetDA_MAG_MS8, one DNA window encodes the following:
- a CDS encoding pyridoxine 5'-phosphate synthase encodes MSESIRPLRLGVNVDHVATLRQARGTAYPSPLTAALIAQAAGADSITVHLREDRRHIQEQDVSDLMASLSVPLNLECAADAQIIDLATQWRPQAACLVPEKREELTTEGGLDVRAGAERITKAVGRLREVGTRVSLFVEPDLAQLEAILATGAQAVEIHTGTWVEERDPMRHEALFKQIVEFAAEASARGLQVHAGHGLTAENAGPIAHIPEIEELNIGHSLVADAVLIGMAAAVARMKNLLVSTRMMQGREPAQPAASAQSYSAL; translated from the coding sequence ATGTCTGAATCTATTCGCCCTCTACGTCTTGGCGTCAACGTTGATCATGTCGCCACACTGCGCCAAGCGCGCGGCACGGCTTATCCCAGTCCGCTGACGGCTGCACTGATTGCCCAGGCGGCGGGCGCAGACAGTATCACGGTGCACCTGCGTGAGGATCGCCGGCACATACAAGAGCAGGATGTGAGTGATCTCATGGCCTCCTTAAGTGTGCCCTTGAACCTGGAGTGCGCTGCCGATGCTCAGATTATCGATCTGGCGACCCAGTGGCGCCCGCAGGCGGCATGTTTGGTTCCCGAAAAACGGGAAGAGCTCACCACGGAAGGCGGCCTAGATGTACGTGCCGGAGCCGAGCGTATTACCAAGGCCGTAGGCCGTTTGCGTGAGGTAGGGACGCGCGTTTCCTTGTTTGTTGAGCCAGATTTAGCGCAGTTGGAAGCCATTTTGGCGACGGGTGCGCAGGCCGTGGAAATCCACACAGGAACCTGGGTGGAGGAACGGGACCCCATGCGCCATGAGGCCTTGTTTAAGCAGATTGTCGAGTTCGCCGCTGAGGCGAGTGCGCGTGGCCTGCAAGTGCATGCCGGTCATGGGCTTACTGCGGAGAACGCGGGGCCGATTGCGCATATTCCAGAAATTGAGGAGCTCAACATCGGCCATAGCTTGGTCGCCGATGCTGTCTTGATTGGGATGGCGGCGGCCGTGGCGCGCATGAAAAATCTTTTGGTGAGCACGCGCATGATGCAAGGCCGAGAGCCGGCTCAGCCCGCGGCCAGTGCGCAAAGCTACTCCGCCTTGTGA
- a CDS encoding DMT family transporter, which yields MQRPYTVEKWGNKAMGLGEFYSLACAIAWALAIIVFRKAGQGLSPQHLNLLKNTVMLAALTPTMWAFGSPFSLPQSALWASLISGFIGIAIGDGLYLRAVQMLGASRAGLAGMLYSPWVVILSGIWLGESLARGQWLGLGLVLVGLLGVGLLQRKAVGTAEHGSFSWSGMAIAGAAMALMAAGVVMVKPALEQQSFLTVVWYRAIAGTLPLLLWLERPGAAPQFRLWSAQAWSGVKHWGLLLTGCFLGTYVAMLLWLAGYRYTQASVAAVLNESAALWIMVFAWWFLGDSLSRRQLVCAGLIATGVMLVLFA from the coding sequence GTGCAACGTCCTTATACGGTTGAAAAATGGGGGAATAAGGCCATGGGGCTAGGGGAATTTTACTCACTCGCGTGCGCGATCGCCTGGGCCCTAGCCATCATCGTGTTTCGTAAAGCTGGACAGGGCCTGTCACCCCAGCATCTGAACCTGCTCAAAAACACCGTGATGCTGGCCGCCCTGACTCCAACGATGTGGGCCTTCGGAAGCCCCTTTAGCTTGCCCCAATCTGCGCTCTGGGCCAGCCTCATTTCGGGATTTATTGGGATTGCCATTGGCGATGGCCTGTACCTGCGCGCCGTCCAAATGTTGGGCGCCAGCCGCGCAGGATTGGCTGGCATGCTCTACAGCCCTTGGGTGGTCATACTCTCAGGAATTTGGTTGGGTGAATCCTTGGCCCGTGGTCAATGGTTAGGCTTGGGCTTAGTTCTCGTGGGCTTGCTTGGCGTAGGCCTATTGCAGCGCAAGGCCGTCGGAACTGCGGAACATGGCAGCTTTTCCTGGAGTGGGATGGCCATCGCCGGGGCAGCCATGGCCCTCATGGCTGCTGGCGTCGTCATGGTGAAGCCGGCCTTAGAACAGCAGTCATTCCTCACCGTCGTTTGGTACCGAGCTATCGCGGGCACCCTACCCTTGCTGCTGTGGCTGGAGCGTCCGGGTGCAGCGCCGCAATTCAGACTCTGGTCTGCCCAGGCCTGGAGTGGGGTTAAGCACTGGGGACTCCTGCTGACCGGTTGTTTCCTAGGAACCTATGTGGCCATGTTGCTGTGGCTGGCAGGGTATCGCTATACCCAGGCCTCCGTGGCCGCCGTCCTCAATGAGTCGGCTGCGCTCTGGATCATGGTCTTTGCCTGGTGGTTCCTGGGAGACTCTTTGAGCCGCCGGCAGCTAGTTTGTGCCGGACTGATCGCCACCGGAGTAATGCTGGTGCTCTTCGCGTAG
- the recO gene encoding DNA repair protein RecO produces MTATSYEDHAYILQRFAWKESSFVLRVLTREHGRISVVARGMRGGRRKHAVLPGQRSLLHWSPGRELGRLLSLDLLPPPVPMLAGEAYFAAQYLAEVLLQVLPEGEAVPAIFDLYAAALASLHDQPKSLAAPLRSFEFGLLQALGHGFSLNIDRDGNAVRPELCYSLMPEQGLYQDPRGGFSGDTWLALGQGALSEAAAQQLRRPLQGQLGSIVDLSRLRSREQWLAARRLREEHQHYSGGDQSGTN; encoded by the coding sequence ATGACGGCGACCTCGTATGAGGATCATGCCTATATCTTGCAACGTTTCGCCTGGAAGGAGAGCAGCTTTGTGCTGCGCGTTCTCACCCGCGAGCACGGCCGAATTAGTGTGGTCGCGCGCGGCATGCGCGGTGGGCGCCGCAAGCATGCGGTACTACCCGGTCAACGCTCCTTATTGCACTGGAGCCCCGGCCGGGAGTTAGGACGTCTGCTCAGCCTAGACCTTCTGCCACCGCCGGTGCCTATGTTGGCCGGTGAAGCTTACTTTGCCGCTCAGTATTTGGCTGAGGTCTTGCTCCAAGTATTGCCGGAGGGTGAGGCCGTGCCGGCAATATTCGATCTGTATGCAGCTGCCTTAGCCTCCTTGCATGACCAGCCCAAGTCTCTGGCGGCTCCGCTGCGAAGCTTCGAGTTTGGTTTGCTGCAAGCTCTTGGGCACGGCTTTTCGCTCAATATCGACCGCGATGGAAATGCCGTACGTCCCGAGCTGTGTTACAGCCTCATGCCTGAACAGGGCCTGTACCAAGATCCGCGGGGCGGCTTTAGCGGCGATACCTGGCTGGCGCTGGGGCAGGGCGCGCTGAGTGAGGCTGCGGCGCAGCAGTTACGTCGACCTTTGCAGGGGCAGCTGGGCAGCATCGTCGACTTGAGCCGGCTGCGCAGTCGAGAGCAATGGTTGGCTGCGCGCCGGCTACGCGAAGAGCACCAGCATTACTCCGGTGGCGATCAGTCCGGCACAAACTAG